The sequence GCAACGCCTCGGTGAAGGCGGCGACCGCGGGTTCCATCAACGGCGAGTGAAAGGCCTGGCCGCCGCGCAGCGGACGCACCCGCCTGCTCCGATCCCGCCAGTAGCGCGCCGCCTCCTCCACGGCGTCGGCGTCGCCCGAGAGGACCACCGAACGCGGGCCGTTGACGGCGGCGATCACGAGCGTCCCGCCGACCTCGGCGAGGTGATCGGCGGCCTCGGCTTCGGTGGCCGCGACGGCGACCATCGCGCCGGGCCGGGCAAGTCGCCGGACGAGTCCGCCGCGTGCGGCGACCACCGCGCAGGCGTCGCGCAGGGACCAGACGCCCGCGAGGTGGGCGGCCACGACCTCGCCGAACGAGTGTCCCAGCACCACGTCGGGACGGATCCCGACGTGGGCCAGCAGTCGGCTGAGGGCGACCTCGACGGTGAACAGCGCCGCCTGGGCGAGATCGGTGCGGTCGAGCGGCCGGTCGGCGGCCGTCTCGGCCACGCCGCCGGAACCACCGCCCGAGGCGCCGTCAGGGCCGGCGGCCGTCTCGGCCACGCCGCCGTCAGCGAAGACCAGGTCGCGGACCGAGACGCCCAGCAGCGGGTCCAGCTCCGCGCAGACCTCATCGAAGGCCGCGGCGAAAACCGGGTAGGTCCGGTACAGCGCCCTGCCCATCGCCGGGTACTGCGAGCCCTGCCCGGTGAACATCATCGCGAGCCTGCCCGTCGCGCGCGTCGTGCCGATCACCACGCCGGGCGTCTCGGTGCCCTCGGCCACGGCCGACAGCCGCGCGGCCAACTCGGCGCGGTCCGCTCCGAGGATCACCGCCCGGTGCTCCAGGTGAGCCCGGGTGGTGGCCAGGGAGAAGGCCACGTCCGCCGGGGAAACCTCGGGCTCCGCGGCGACGTGGTCGAGGAGCCGGGCGGCCTGTGCCCGCAGTGCCTTCACCGTTCGTCCGGAGAGAACCCACGGCAGTGGGACGGAGGAGGCACTGGAGACGGCGGCGGAGGCGCTGCGCGGCTCGTCCTCGACGGGCTCCGGCTCGGGGGCCTGTTCGAGGACCACGTGCGCGTTGGTGCCGCTGATCCCGAACGACGACACCGCAGACCGCCGGGGCCGATCCACCTCGGGCCACGGCCGCGACTCGGTCAGCAACTCCACCGCTCCGGCCGACCAGTCCACCTGAGTGGAGGGCTCGTTGACGTGCAGCGTCGGCGGCAGGACCCCGTGTCGCATCGCGAGAATCATCTTGATCACACCCGCCACGCCGGACGCGGCCTGCGTGTGGGCGATGTTGGACTTCACCGAACCGAGGAACAGCGGACGGTCGGGATCGCGGCCCTGCCCGTAGGTCGCGAGCAGCGCCTGCGCCTCGATCGGGTCGCCGAGCCGGGTGCCGGTGCCGTGGGCCTCGACCGCGTCGATGTCCTGAGTAGACAGTCGTGCGTTCGCGAGAGCCTTGCGGATCACGCGCTGCTGTGCGGGTCCGTTCGGGGCGGTGAGCCCGTGGGAGGCGCCGTCCTGGTTGACGGCCGAGCCCCGGACCACGGCGAGGACGCGCCGTCCGTTGCGCACGGCGTCGGACAGCCGCTCCAGGACGAGCACGCCGACGCCCTCGCCCCAGCCGGTGCCGTCGGCCGCGTCGGCGAAGGACTTGCATCGCCCGTCGGAGGCGAGCCCGCCCTGCCGGTGGAATTCGGTGAAGAGGCCGGAATGCGACATGACGGCGACACCGCCTGCCAGGGCCAGCGAGCAGTCGCCGTCGCGGAGGGACTGCGACGCCTGGTGCAGGGCGACCAGGGAGGACGAGCAGGCCGTGTCGATGGTGATGGCGGGGCCTTCCAAGCCCAGGGTGTAGGCGATGCGACCGGAGGCGATACTGGCGATGGTGCCGGTCAGAACGTGTCCGGCGACGTCCTCGGCCTCCTCGTCCAGTCGGGGGCCGTAATCGTGGTTCCCCATGCCGACGAAGACGCCCGTGTCCGTGCCGCGCAAGGAGGTCGGCGCGAGGCCTGCTCGTTCGAGGGCCTCCCAGGAGGTCTCCAGCAGCAGGCGCTGCTGCGGGTCCATCGCGGTGGCCTCGCGGGGTGAGATGCCGAAGAGTCCCGCGTCGAAGTCTGCCGCGCCGCTGAGGAAGCCGCCTTCCCTGGTGTGCGGCGTCGCCGGGTCGCCCGGCGACCAGCCCCGGTCGGCCGGGAAACCCGACACCGCGTCGCCGCCCGCGACCACCAGCCGCCACAGGTCCTCCGGCGAGGTCACCCCGCCGGGGAGACGGCATGCCATGCCCACTACCGCCACCGCGTCCTGGCCTCGGGACTCGACTTCCCGCAGCCGCTGCCGCGTCTGGTGCAGATCGGCGGTCACTCGCCGCAGGTACTCGACAAGCCGGTCGTTGTCCGCCACTGAAATCTCAGCTCCTCGACGTCATGCGGCACTACAGGTCACGGTGAAGCGGTGGTGGAGCGCGGGTGGCCCGAGGTCAGGTCAGCTCGCCGAACTCGCGGTCGATGAAGTCGAACAGCTCATCGGGGCTCGCCTCCGTCAGCCGCTCCGGCGAGGACGGCTCGGCGGCGCTGCCCGCGTCCGCCAGCCGCCACAGGATGTTCTGGAGCCGGGCGGTGATCTGCGCATGGTCGTCGTCGGGGGTGAGCAGGGCGAGCCCCGCCTCCAGATCGTCGATGCCGCGCAGGACGTCCCGGGTCGGATCGTCCTCGGGGAGCGCGAGCCCACGGAGGACCCGGTCTGCCAGTTCCGCCGGGTTGGGATGGTCGAACACCGCCGTCGCCGACAGGGTCACGCCGGTGGCGGCACGCAGGCGGTTGCGCAGTTCGACGGCGGTGAGAGAGTCGAATCCCAGATCGCCGAACGACTGCGTCTGGCCCACCCGGTCCGCTCTGGCATGACCGAGGACGGCGGCCACCGCCTCCCTGACGAGCGTGGTCACCCGGTGATGCCGCTCGCTCCTGGGCAGGGCGGCGATCTCCGCCATCCAGCGTGACGGCGAGCCGGTCTCGGCGGGCCGAGTGGATCGCGGCGTCGCGAAGGGGCCCGGCCCGCGTACCAGTCCGCGCAGGACGGCGGGAACCTCCTCGGCCGCGCGGCGCCCGAGTGCGGCGAGGTCCACCGCGGCCGCGACGGCGAGCACCGGCCGGGTCGTGAACGCCGTGTCCAGGAGTTCGAGCGCGTCGTGCGGCGCCAGCGGTCGCAGGCCCCAGCGGTGCAAGCGAT comes from Saccharomonospora xinjiangensis XJ-54 and encodes:
- a CDS encoding type I polyketide synthase, with protein sequence MADNDRLVEYLRRVTADLHQTRQRLREVESRGQDAVAVVGMACRLPGGVTSPEDLWRLVVAGGDAVSGFPADRGWSPGDPATPHTREGGFLSGAADFDAGLFGISPREATAMDPQQRLLLETSWEALERAGLAPTSLRGTDTGVFVGMGNHDYGPRLDEEAEDVAGHVLTGTIASIASGRIAYTLGLEGPAITIDTACSSSLVALHQASQSLRDGDCSLALAGGVAVMSHSGLFTEFHRQGGLASDGRCKSFADAADGTGWGEGVGVLVLERLSDAVRNGRRVLAVVRGSAVNQDGASHGLTAPNGPAQQRVIRKALANARLSTQDIDAVEAHGTGTRLGDPIEAQALLATYGQGRDPDRPLFLGSVKSNIAHTQAASGVAGVIKMILAMRHGVLPPTLHVNEPSTQVDWSAGAVELLTESRPWPEVDRPRRSAVSSFGISGTNAHVVLEQAPEPEPVEDEPRSASAAVSSASSVPLPWVLSGRTVKALRAQAARLLDHVAAEPEVSPADVAFSLATTRAHLEHRAVILGADRAELAARLSAVAEGTETPGVVIGTTRATGRLAMMFTGQGSQYPAMGRALYRTYPVFAAAFDEVCAELDPLLGVSVRDLVFADGGVAETAAGPDGASGGGSGGVAETAADRPLDRTDLAQAALFTVEVALSRLLAHVGIRPDVVLGHSFGEVVAAHLAGVWSLRDACAVVAARGGLVRRLARPGAMVAVAATEAEAADHLAEVGGTLVIAAVNGPRSVVLSGDADAVEEAARYWRDRSRRVRPLRGGQAFHSPLMEPAVAAFTEALRKVSFAAPEIPLISTVTGRPVDPRAVTTPEYWADQLRRPVRFADAVRTLREESITTILEVGPDGVLTPMAREVLDEQRADEDVTVAVTLRQGWPEPDTFGAALAALHVRGLVPRWAGLLDAPARQVPLPTYAFQRSRYWWGRSQGRDDDSMATTLDADFWDAVRCGDLSTLAETLGLRAPDEHGALTALLPALTERAARRRELAETASWRHRSTWVPFAADFAARPAGRWLVVHTEGQADDPDVSAIVDALTDGGGVVPLVLDESESMGPAQAARLAEAVRSRGDTEVAGVLSLLALRDSSSARDDLDTSTALRATTALLQALGEARVRGPLWCVTRSAVSVGESDAPVDPRQALLWGWGRSAAREHPDRWGGLVDLPARPDGRTAGLVAGAVRGDHAEDEIAVRSSGRLVRRLRPVPDGSASPPWRSDGAVVLTGD